Proteins found in one Planctomycetes bacterium MalM25 genomic segment:
- a CDS encoding periplasmic protein — protein MRHWIVAAAAAALLWPASAGAATPTADEMAGQVAQTLRESGQLKNYRVGVKYEDGVAWLMGSVTSPEQSETAAKLAGTVEGIQHVINKLEVVAPKQTATPAEKKTELKQDLLLTMLEESASPKAAPAPLPPNPRAMPAPAQAGSRGMPMPLRRTAGVQANMPQGRNPMAQGRAPMPRGQVQAAQYGAQYAGGGAPMGQSTAGARGVSYNGANMPNYAWPSYAAHPNYAAVSYPKQYSPSAWPYIGPFYPYPQVPLGWRKVTLEWDDGWWFLDFSHQESH, from the coding sequence ATGCGTCATTGGATCGTCGCGGCCGCGGCGGCGGCCCTGCTCTGGCCGGCATCGGCTGGGGCGGCCACGCCCACGGCCGATGAGATGGCTGGCCAGGTGGCCCAAACGCTCCGCGAGAGCGGCCAACTCAAGAACTACCGCGTCGGCGTCAAGTACGAAGACGGCGTCGCCTGGCTGATGGGCTCGGTGACCAGCCCCGAGCAGTCGGAGACCGCGGCCAAATTGGCCGGCACGGTCGAAGGCATCCAGCACGTGATCAACAAGCTGGAAGTGGTGGCGCCGAAGCAGACGGCCACTCCCGCTGAGAAGAAGACCGAGCTGAAGCAGGACCTTCTGCTGACGATGCTCGAAGAGAGCGCCTCGCCCAAGGCGGCGCCGGCGCCGCTGCCGCCCAATCCGCGGGCGATGCCCGCCCCGGCGCAGGCCGGCTCGCGTGGCATGCCGATGCCGCTGCGTCGGACCGCTGGCGTGCAGGCCAACATGCCTCAGGGCCGGAACCCGATGGCTCAGGGCCGTGCCCCGATGCCTCGCGGCCAGGTCCAGGCCGCACAGTACGGCGCCCAGTACGCCGGTGGCGGAGCCCCGATGGGGCAAAGCACCGCTGGCGCCCGCGGCGTGAGCTACAACGGGGCGAACATGCCCAACTACGCTTGGCCGAGCTACGCGGCGCACCCGAACTACGCCGCGGTGTCGTACCCCAAGCAGTACTCGCCCTCCGCTTGGCCGTACATCGGCCCGTTCTACCCCTACCCGCAGGTCCCGCTGGGCTGGCGGAAGGTGACGCTCGAATGGGACGACGGCTGGTGGTTCCTCGACTTCAGCCACCAAGAGTCGCACTGA
- a CDS encoding twin arginine translocase protein A — MLAFLPGGIGMTEMLVVGVVAVLLFGSRLPSVARSAGKSLTEFRRGMQDLQHEFSSAMNEAETAATTPAAGTQGRLPADVAHDDSVSDEAYDQYDPEQDASESIALEEGSQAEPVTADAATEADPDADRREGGE, encoded by the coding sequence ATGCTCGCGTTCTTGCCCGGCGGTATTGGCATGACGGAGATGCTCGTCGTGGGAGTCGTTGCGGTGCTGCTGTTCGGCAGCCGCCTCCCCTCGGTCGCCCGCTCCGCCGGCAAGAGCCTCACCGAGTTCCGCCGCGGGATGCAGGACTTGCAGCACGAGTTCAGCTCGGCGATGAACGAAGCGGAGACCGCGGCCACGACGCCCGCCGCCGGCACGCAGGGCCGCCTCCCCGCCGACGTGGCCCACGACGACTCCGTCAGCGACGAGGCGTACGACCAATACGATCCCGAGCAGGACGCTTCCGAGTCGATCGCCCTCGAAGAGGGCTCGCAAGCCGAGCCCGTGACAGCCGACGCCGCGACGGAAGCCGACCCCGACGCCGACCGCCGTGAAGGTGGCGAATAA
- the exbB_1 gene encoding Biopolymer transport protein ExbB, protein MPENSLLGTLLEAGPLVVPIGIASVVMVLCVSERLVALRTRRVIPKRFIHCVLTQVEEGAVDREGALELCEENSSHIARVFEAGLRRWGRPQVEVEQAVLDEGERTAAELRKYVRIVSGVGNICPLLGLLGTVWGMREAFDAIAGESAMGKPELLAGGISQALMSTAAGLGVAIPAMIAYLHLTGRIDALIGVIDRHSQDLVNLISAEALEERGAKKRRTRKAA, encoded by the coding sequence GTGCCTGAGAACAGCCTGCTAGGAACCCTGCTCGAAGCGGGTCCGCTCGTCGTGCCGATCGGCATCGCGTCGGTCGTCATGGTGCTGTGTGTGTCCGAACGCCTCGTCGCGTTGCGCACCCGCCGGGTGATCCCCAAGCGGTTCATCCACTGCGTCCTCACGCAGGTCGAGGAGGGGGCCGTCGATCGCGAGGGCGCGCTCGAGCTCTGCGAAGAGAATTCGAGCCACATCGCCCGCGTCTTCGAGGCGGGGCTGCGCCGTTGGGGTCGCCCCCAGGTGGAAGTCGAGCAGGCCGTCCTCGACGAGGGCGAACGGACCGCCGCCGAGCTCCGCAAGTACGTCCGCATCGTGAGCGGCGTGGGCAACATCTGCCCGCTGCTCGGCCTGCTGGGCACCGTCTGGGGCATGCGCGAGGCGTTCGACGCCATCGCGGGCGAGTCCGCCATGGGCAAGCCCGAGCTGCTCGCCGGCGGCATCAGCCAGGCGCTGATGTCCACCGCCGCGGGGCTGGGCGTCGCGATCCCGGCGATGATCGCCTACCTGCACCTCACCGGCCGCATCGACGCGCTCATCGGCGTGATCGACCGGCACAGCCAGGACCTCGTGAACCTGATCTCCGCCGAAGCCCTCGAAGAACGCGGCGCCAAGAAACGCCGAACTCGCAAAGCGGCTTAG
- the exbD_1 gene encoding Biopolymer transport protein ExbD: MPLKRNTADDPFQLNLTPMIDVVFLLVIFFMTATQFAEVERAVELELPEVGSEGTTVAAVDEPRVVGLGADGAITLDGEPRTLEQLHDELAAAASGGESPAVLIHSDARGNMQRFAMALERCRAAGVTEVGISVEVGDTIRR; the protein is encoded by the coding sequence TTGCCCCTCAAACGCAACACCGCCGACGACCCGTTCCAGCTGAACCTGACGCCGATGATCGACGTCGTGTTCTTGCTGGTGATCTTCTTCATGACCGCGACGCAGTTCGCGGAGGTGGAGCGGGCCGTTGAGTTGGAGCTGCCCGAGGTCGGGTCGGAGGGGACGACGGTCGCGGCGGTCGACGAGCCACGCGTCGTCGGCCTGGGAGCCGACGGCGCCATCACGCTCGACGGCGAGCCCCGCACGCTCGAGCAACTGCACGACGAGCTCGCCGCGGCGGCGTCCGGCGGGGAAAGCCCCGCCGTGCTGATCCACAGCGACGCCCGGGGCAACATGCAACGTTTCGCGATGGCCTTGGAGCGTTGCCGCGCCGCGGGCGTGACCGAGGTCGGCATCAGCGTCGAGGTCGGCGACACGATCCGGCGTTAG
- a CDS encoding thiol-disulfide oxidoreductase, translating into MFRRSPRLSGYALCVFMTASSAGFGQAKSAAPTVEQALGLKPIQPGVDYDRPTGAEVKACSIKTLPEGKSTSWIVRDATGRMLRRFADANADKVVDTWCYYANGLEVYRDVDADFDGRADQYRWFHTGGSRWGLDPNEDTKIDSWRRISPQEVAEEAFLAVQTKDAARFQRLMLTAAEAKSLGLSETLAEGFSEGRKKAASEFKTLVTGQKTIDGKSRFVDFGAPRPGVIPAGVDGSTKDVVVYENASALIDAGGTPEQLLLGSMVQVGDGWRLVEAPRAGADGPELANVFSVPTHSASRATGAPSDKVQKWMTELEQLDRQFATATAANKAKLTERRVAILEQLASAASNREEATAWYTQLAGLLNAAVQSEGYKAGIAKLGSLERSAGVRRVGKDLEALFRYERIAAESGLAFQDPKADFAKVQQKWITDLEAFVDAYPTSGKAAEALLQLGNMAGENAGEAKIAEKWYRQAAAEFPGTVAGKKAAGALRRINSIGKALPLAGKTLSGKQINLAAAPYKGRYVLVHYWTTWSAPEGDMAKVEALRRKYRGKFEVVGVNLDNDPNAAKAFAAKARSSWEHLYDTQGLDGDRATQMGVINLPLMLLVDNRGRVVSRNLHAGELETELQRVIR; encoded by the coding sequence ATGTTTCGCAGATCGCCCCGCTTGTCTGGTTATGCGCTGTGCGTTTTTATGACCGCTAGCTCCGCTGGCTTCGGTCAGGCGAAGAGCGCCGCCCCGACGGTTGAGCAGGCCCTCGGCCTCAAGCCGATCCAGCCCGGCGTCGACTACGACCGGCCGACCGGCGCCGAGGTGAAGGCTTGCAGCATCAAGACCCTGCCCGAAGGGAAAAGCACCTCGTGGATCGTCCGCGACGCCACGGGCCGCATGCTCCGCCGCTTCGCCGACGCCAACGCGGACAAGGTGGTCGACACCTGGTGCTACTACGCGAACGGCTTGGAGGTCTACCGCGACGTCGACGCCGACTTCGACGGCCGCGCCGACCAGTACCGCTGGTTCCACACGGGGGGCTCGCGTTGGGGGCTCGACCCGAACGAAGACACCAAGATCGATAGCTGGCGCCGCATCTCGCCGCAGGAGGTCGCCGAGGAGGCCTTCCTCGCCGTGCAGACGAAGGACGCCGCTCGCTTTCAACGCCTGATGCTGACCGCCGCGGAGGCGAAGTCGCTCGGCCTGAGCGAAACGCTCGCCGAGGGTTTCTCCGAAGGCCGCAAGAAGGCCGCCAGCGAGTTCAAGACGCTGGTCACGGGGCAGAAGACGATCGACGGCAAGAGCCGTTTCGTCGATTTCGGCGCCCCCCGCCCCGGCGTGATCCCGGCGGGCGTGGACGGTTCAACAAAGGACGTGGTCGTCTACGAGAACGCTTCGGCGTTGATCGACGCGGGCGGAACTCCGGAGCAGTTGCTGCTGGGCTCGATGGTCCAGGTCGGCGACGGTTGGCGGCTGGTCGAGGCGCCCCGCGCCGGCGCCGACGGCCCGGAGCTGGCGAACGTCTTCTCGGTGCCGACGCACTCGGCTTCCCGGGCGACGGGCGCCCCGTCTGACAAGGTGCAGAAGTGGATGACCGAGCTCGAGCAGCTCGACCGCCAGTTCGCCACGGCCACCGCCGCGAACAAGGCGAAGTTGACCGAACGCCGCGTGGCGATCTTGGAGCAGCTCGCTAGCGCGGCGAGCAACCGCGAGGAGGCGACCGCCTGGTACACGCAGCTCGCCGGCCTATTGAACGCCGCCGTCCAGTCGGAAGGCTACAAGGCGGGCATCGCGAAGCTCGGCTCTCTCGAACGATCGGCCGGTGTGCGGCGGGTCGGCAAGGACCTCGAGGCGCTGTTCCGCTACGAGCGGATCGCCGCTGAGAGCGGCCTGGCTTTTCAGGACCCGAAGGCCGATTTCGCGAAGGTTCAGCAGAAATGGATTACCGACCTCGAAGCGTTCGTCGACGCCTACCCGACCAGCGGCAAGGCGGCCGAAGCGCTCCTGCAACTCGGCAACATGGCGGGCGAGAACGCAGGCGAGGCGAAGATCGCCGAGAAGTGGTACCGCCAGGCCGCGGCCGAGTTCCCCGGCACGGTCGCCGGCAAGAAGGCGGCCGGCGCGCTCCGCCGGATCAACTCGATCGGCAAGGCGTTGCCCCTCGCGGGCAAGACGCTCTCCGGCAAGCAGATCAACCTCGCGGCCGCGCCCTACAAAGGACGCTACGTGCTGGTTCACTACTGGACGACTTGGAGCGCCCCCGAGGGCGACATGGCCAAAGTCGAGGCGCTGCGCCGCAAGTACCGCGGCAAATTCGAGGTGGTCGGCGTGAACCTCGACAACGACCCGAACGCGGCCAAGGCTTTCGCGGCCAAGGCACGCAGCTCGTGGGAGCACCTCTACGACACGCAGGGGCTCGACGGCGATCGCGCCACACAGATGGGCGTCATCAATCTGCCGCTGATGCTGCTGGTCGATAACCGCGGCCGAGTCGTCAGCCGCAACCTCCACGCCGGCGAGCTCGAGACCGAGCTGCAGCGCGTCATCCGTTGA
- a CDS encoding twin arginine translocase protein A: MLAFFGTSPWQLAIVLVIALLLFGTRLPQIARAFGQSITEFKKGVKEVEDHGDDAKT, from the coding sequence ATGCTCGCGTTTTTCGGCACCAGTCCCTGGCAACTCGCGATCGTCTTGGTGATCGCGCTCTTGCTGTTCGGCACCCGGCTGCCCCAGATCGCGCGCGCCTTCGGGCAGAGCATCACCGAGTTCAAGAAGGGCGTCAAAGAGGTCGAAGACCACGGCGACGACGCGAAGACCTGA
- a CDS encoding site-specific tyrosine recombinase XerC, whose product MRQPKPWFRKQTQCWYVQIKGRQIKLGPDRDAAHAEFHRLMCQPSRSSEPVAARSLIARYIEWMHQHRAESTSANRQPILESFSASLPKGLTADELRPFHVLEWLNPELGPTTRADRITLIKTVWNWGVSMGYVTSNPVARIPKPSRKARQDFVPRGRWKELLDAATDQPFRDFLAMMLLTGARTQEMLVFSAEHYDGKRFVLPIEMSKGRKRSRVVYLPSEARAIVERLVAEYPEGHLFRNARGEPWNRNSVRLRFRRIKKLLQMPGLCATTLRHSYAHDRLSCGQDALTVAKLMGHADTRMIATRYGHLEQNADFMQDAANAAALGGIAADQPDRKEGLA is encoded by the coding sequence ATGCGTCAACCGAAGCCGTGGTTCCGTAAGCAGACTCAGTGCTGGTACGTCCAAATCAAGGGACGCCAGATCAAGCTTGGCCCAGATAGAGACGCAGCCCATGCTGAGTTTCATCGCCTGATGTGCCAGCCATCGCGCTCTAGCGAACCCGTCGCGGCACGTAGTCTGATCGCTCGGTACATCGAATGGATGCATCAGCACCGCGCTGAGAGTACGTCAGCGAATCGTCAGCCGATCCTGGAGTCGTTCTCTGCCTCATTGCCTAAGGGACTTACCGCCGATGAGTTGCGACCGTTCCATGTGCTGGAGTGGCTCAATCCCGAACTCGGTCCAACGACGCGAGCAGACCGCATCACGCTCATCAAGACCGTCTGGAACTGGGGCGTCTCGATGGGCTACGTGACCAGCAATCCGGTCGCACGAATCCCCAAGCCAAGTAGGAAGGCCAGACAAGACTTCGTACCGCGTGGGCGTTGGAAAGAGCTACTAGACGCCGCGACGGATCAGCCCTTTCGCGATTTTCTAGCGATGATGCTGCTAACCGGGGCGAGAACTCAAGAGATGTTGGTGTTCAGCGCCGAGCACTACGATGGCAAACGGTTCGTGCTGCCAATCGAGATGAGCAAAGGCAGAAAGCGTTCTCGAGTCGTCTACCTGCCTAGCGAAGCGAGAGCCATTGTTGAGCGACTGGTGGCTGAGTATCCCGAAGGTCACTTGTTCCGGAATGCACGAGGGGAACCCTGGAACAGGAACTCGGTTCGGCTTCGGTTTCGGCGGATCAAAAAGCTGCTCCAGATGCCGGGTCTCTGCGCGACGACGCTGCGGCATTCGTACGCTCACGATCGCTTGTCGTGCGGCCAAGACGCTTTGACGGTCGCTAAGCTAATGGGGCATGCCGATACGCGGATGATTGCCACGCGGTACGGGCACTTGGAACAGAACGCCGACTTCATGCAGGATGCGGCAAACGCCGCAGCACTGGGAGGGATTGCAGCTGACCAGCCCGATCGAAAGGAGGGGCTGGCCTAG
- a CDS encoding Prenyltransferase and squalene oxidase repeat protein, translating to MSLSTLLVGLAVAAAAVCGGMAFTQWGRRRPLHRYGALSVAAHLLLASGLACVRMGGPPQQGAEDAPPMRVKLVMRTTAPPEPEAEPQPEPPSPAPPEIQPEKTTPEPEITVAEAVVAEEPPAEIESVVASHPDQAWSGLPESEQPDVAQPKDNPPQPVVPVPIPGAGPLEAQAEASPANDEVAADSNPQPLPKPSPPAPQEAVAQSPPPVTPIERESAPPSAAAASPLAPSAYSQRGQFAQRRLSADQGGTQETLDAVASAVDWLARAQSEDGAWNARRWGAGHETRVLGHDRRHAGMQAETGITGLALLAMGGAGHTHLAGPYRETVINGLQYLLDQQADDGDLAGGATLYARTYCHSMATFALAEAMAVTGDERLRPAVQAAVGYLERSQNNAGGGWRYGPGDRGDMSQMGWAIMALRSAEIAGVPVRPATWDGCEGFLNSVRHGEHGGLAAYQPRERVTNTMTAEAMYCRQILGVARPRGLAESEAVATLVANPPGRRVRGRSPTNFYYWYYATLALHHHRAHGPEADTAWKRWNEAMQRSVLSKQNPSGHLAGSWDPDTVWGGYGGRVYATALATMCLEVYYRYDPETIGRDPWLAARESVLRR from the coding sequence ATGTCTTTGTCCACTCTACTCGTCGGACTCGCGGTCGCCGCGGCGGCGGTGTGTGGTGGCATGGCGTTCACGCAGTGGGGCCGTCGCCGCCCGCTGCACCGCTACGGCGCGTTGTCGGTCGCGGCGCACTTGCTGCTGGCCTCCGGCCTCGCTTGCGTGCGGATGGGCGGGCCCCCTCAGCAGGGCGCCGAGGACGCGCCACCGATGCGGGTGAAGTTGGTGATGCGGACCACGGCGCCGCCCGAGCCCGAAGCGGAGCCGCAACCCGAGCCCCCCTCCCCTGCCCCGCCCGAGATCCAGCCGGAGAAGACCACGCCCGAGCCGGAGATAACGGTTGCCGAAGCGGTCGTAGCCGAAGAGCCACCCGCTGAGATTGAGAGTGTGGTTGCCAGTCACCCCGACCAAGCTTGGTCGGGGTTGCCCGAGAGCGAGCAGCCTGATGTTGCCCAGCCGAAAGACAACCCACCCCAACCCGTAGTTCCCGTGCCGATACCGGGAGCCGGTCCTTTGGAAGCCCAGGCCGAAGCCTCCCCAGCGAATGATGAGGTTGCGGCCGACTCCAACCCACAGCCACTCCCCAAGCCGAGCCCTCCCGCGCCACAGGAAGCGGTCGCCCAGTCTCCGCCGCCGGTGACGCCGATCGAGCGGGAGTCGGCCCCGCCGAGCGCGGCCGCGGCTTCGCCGTTGGCGCCTTCGGCGTACTCGCAGCGTGGGCAGTTTGCGCAGCGGCGGCTCTCGGCCGACCAAGGCGGAACACAGGAGACCCTCGACGCCGTCGCCTCGGCCGTCGATTGGCTGGCGCGCGCTCAGAGCGAGGACGGCGCGTGGAACGCGCGGCGTTGGGGCGCGGGGCACGAGACACGCGTGCTCGGTCACGACCGACGGCACGCCGGCATGCAGGCGGAGACCGGCATCACGGGGCTCGCGCTGCTGGCCATGGGGGGAGCGGGTCACACGCACCTGGCGGGGCCCTATCGCGAGACCGTCATCAACGGATTGCAGTACCTGCTCGACCAACAAGCGGACGACGGCGACCTCGCCGGCGGGGCGACGCTCTACGCGCGCACCTATTGCCACTCGATGGCGACCTTCGCCTTGGCCGAGGCGATGGCGGTCACCGGCGACGAGCGGCTCCGCCCCGCGGTGCAGGCGGCGGTTGGTTACTTGGAACGATCGCAGAACAACGCGGGGGGCGGTTGGCGCTACGGGCCGGGCGACCGCGGCGACATGAGCCAGATGGGCTGGGCCATCATGGCGCTCCGCAGCGCCGAGATCGCCGGCGTGCCGGTCCGTCCCGCCACCTGGGACGGCTGCGAGGGCTTCCTAAATTCCGTCCGCCACGGCGAGCACGGCGGCCTGGCCGCGTACCAGCCACGCGAACGCGTCACCAACACGATGACCGCCGAGGCGATGTACTGCCGCCAGATCTTGGGCGTCGCGCGGCCGCGCGGCCTCGCCGAGTCGGAGGCGGTCGCCACGCTGGTCGCCAACCCGCCGGGCCGGCGGGTCCGGGGTCGCTCGCCGACGAATTTCTACTACTGGTACTACGCGACCCTCGCCCTGCACCACCACCGGGCCCATGGCCCCGAGGCGGACACGGCGTGGAAACGTTGGAACGAGGCGATGCAGCGTTCGGTCCTGAGCAAGCAGAACCCGAGCGGCCACCTGGCCGGCAGTTGGGACCCGGACACCGTCTGGGGGGGGTACGGCGGCCGCGTCTACGCCACCGCCCTGGCGACGATGTGTCTGGAGGTCTACTACCGCTACGACCCGGAAACCATCGGTCGGGACCCTTGGCTGGCGGCCCGCGAGTCGGTTCTAAGGCGATAA